In the Eptesicus fuscus isolate TK198812 chromosome 12, DD_ASM_mEF_20220401, whole genome shotgun sequence genome, one interval contains:
- the BPIFB3 gene encoding BPI fold-containing family B member 3, with amino-acid sequence MWSLLLLWGLATPCQGLLETVGTLARIDKDELGKAIQNSLVGGPLLQNVLGSVTSVNQGLLGSRGLLGGGGLLGYGGVFGVVEELSGLKVEELTLPQVSLKLLPGFGVQLSLHTKVGLAGSGTLGGFLQLAAEVNVSSRVAVGISSRGTPILILKRCSTLLGHISLLSGLLPTPLLGLAEQTLFKVLPGLLCPVVDSVLSVVNELLGAVLSLVPLGPLGSVEFTLATLPLISNQYIELDINSIVKSVAGDIIDFPKPPKPIQVPPKEDHTSQVTVPLYLFSTIFGLLQTNGALDIDITPELVPSNVPMTTTDLTALVPEVLGKLPRGQQILLRLQVKQAPAVTLQKKKAEVSIAANIRVLPHLPAGTPDALLELKGVMTLNAQLAPSATKLHLSLSLERLSVKLASSFVHPFDASHLEEWLSDVVRAAYVPKLNVDLDVGIPLPKVLNVDFGNAVLEVIENAVVLTVAS; translated from the exons ATGTGGTCCCTGCTTCTGCTCTGGGGTCTGGCGACTCCGTGCCAGGGGCTGCTTGAGACGGTGGGCACACTCGCTCGGATTGACAAGGATGAACTTGGCAAAG CCATCCAGAACTCACTGGTCGGGGGCCCCCTTCTGCAGAATGTGCTGGGGTCGGTCACATCAGTGAACCAGGGCCTCCTGGGTTCCCGAGGGCTGCTTGGAGGAGGCGGCCTGCTGGGCTACGGAGGAGTTTTTGGTGTTGTGGAGGAGCTCTCCGG GCTGAAGGTCGAGGAGCTCACACTGCCACAGGTGTCGCTGAAGCTGCTGCCGGGGTTTGGGGTGCAGCTGAGCCTGCACACCAAGGTGGGCCTGGCAGGCTCTGG GACCCTGGGGGGCTTCCTGCAGCTGGCAGCGGAGGTGAACGTGTCGTCGCGTGTGGCAGTGGGCATAAGCTCGCGGGGTACACCCATCCTCATCCTCAAGCGCTGCAGCACGCTCCTGGGCCACATCAGCCTGCTCTCAGG GCTGCTGCCCACACCGCTCCTGGGGCTCGCGGAACAGACGCTCTTCAAGGTGCTGCCGGGACTG CTGTGCCCCGTGGTGGACAGTGTGCTGAGCGTGGTGAATGAGCTCCTCGGGGCTGTGCTGA gcctGGTGCCCTTGGGGCCTCTTGGGTCTGTGGAATTCACTCTGGCCACACTGCCTCTCATCTCTAACCAGTACATAGAGCTGGACATCAAC TCCATTGTGAAGAGCGTAGCTGGTGACATCATTGACTTCCCCAAGCCCCCCAAACCCATCCAGGTGCCTCCCAAGGAGGACCACACGTCCCAGGTGaccgtgcctctgtacctcttcAGCACCATATTTGGGCTCCTGCAGACCAACGGTGCCCTTGACATAGACATCACCCCTGAGCTG GTTCCCAGCAATGTCCCAATGACAACTACAGACCTGACAGCTTTGGTCCCTGAG gtCCTGGGGAAGCTGCCCCGGGGCCAGCAGATCCTGCTCAGGCTGCAGGTGAAGCAGGCACCCGCGGTCACACTCCAGAAAAAGAAGGCCGAGGTCTCCATCGCAGCTAACATCCGCGTGCTGCCCCACCTCCCTGCGGGGACTCCGGACGCCCTCTTGGAGCTGAAAGGG GTTATGACCTTAAATGCCCAGCTGGCTCCTTCGGCTACCAAGCTgcacctctccctgtccctggaaCG GCTCAGTGTCAAGCTGGCCTCTTCCTTTGTCCACCCCTTTGAT GCGTCCCATTTAGAAGAGTGGCTCAGTGATGTGGTCCGGGCGGCGTATGTGCCGAAGCTCAACG TGGACCTGGATGTTGGTATTCCCCTGCCCAAGGTTCTCAATGTCGATTTTGGCAACGCGGTCCTGGAGGTCATCGAG AATGCTGTTGTGCTGACTGTGGCATCCTGA
- the BPIFB6 gene encoding BPI fold-containing family B member 6, which translates to MLQILCLALCGLLTRTRAEPGALLRLGMDILNHEVQSAMDESHILEKMAAEAGKKRPGVKPIKGITDMKVKDVQLPVITLSFTPGVGIFQCVSTGMTITGKSFMGKNMEIIIVLNITATNRILQDEETGLPLFKSEGCEVILVSVKTNLPSNMMPNVVNKFLDSTLHKVLPGLMCPAIDAVLVYVNKKWANLSAPMPIGQMGTVKYILTSIPSTTANYIQVDFSPVVQQQEGNTIQLADDGEAPEFPEDYDEGSSQLLLSAAFLTAELALLQKSFDVNIQDTMVGELPPQTTKTLSGFIPEVAQAYPKPKPLVTQIRINKPPKVTMETGKSLLHLHGTLEMFAARRRRGKAPVSLFLLEAHFNLNIQYSVRENRLHMTTSLNRLLSLSRETSSVGAFKEKKLTGFITDFLREAFIPAVNDVLQVGLPLPDFLDMNYNLAELDIVENALVMDLNLD; encoded by the exons ATGTTGCAGATCCTGTGTCTGGCGCTCTGTGGCCTACTGACCCGCACACGAGCCGAGCCCGGGGCGCTGCTGCGGTTGGGCATGGACATCCTGAACCACG AGGTCCAGAGTGCTATGGACGAGAGTCATATCCTGGAGAAGATGGCAGCGGAGGCGGGCAAGAAACGTCCGGGGGTGAAACCCATCAAGGGCATCACTGA TATGAAGGTGAAGGACGTGCAGCTGCCTGTCATCACACTGAGCTTCACACCAGGGGTGGGCATCTTCCAGTGTGTATCCACCGGCATGACCATCACTGGCAAAAG CTTCATGGGTAAGAACATGGAGATCATCATAGTCTTGAACATCACAGCCACCAACCGGATTTTGCAGGACGAGGAGACAGGCCTCCCCCTATTCAAGAGCGAGGGCTGTGAGGTCATCCTGGTCAGCGTGAAGACCAACCTGCCTAGCAA CATGATGCCTAATGTTGTCAACAAGTTCCTGGACAGCACCCTACACAAAGTGCTCCCTGGCCTG ATGTGTCCAGCCATTGATGCAGTCCTGGTGTATGTAAACAAGAAATGGGCCAACTTGAGTG CCCCCATGCCCATAGGCCAGATGGGCACCGTGAAGTATATCCTGACATCCATACCGTCCACCACAGCCAACTACATCCAAGTGGACTTCAGT CCTGTGGTCCAGCAGCAAGAGGGCAACACCATCCAGCTTGCTGATGACGGGGAGGCCCCAGAGTTCCCCGAAGACTATGATGAAGGCTCTTCACAGCTGCTGCTCTCGGCTGCCTTCCTCACAGCAGAGCTTGCCCTTCTGCAGAAGTCCTTTGATGTGAACATCCAGGATACCATG GTTGGTGAGCTGCCCCCACAAACCACTAAGACACTGTCTGGCTTCATCCCTGAA GTGGCTCAGGCCTATCCCAAGCCGAAGCCCTTGGTGACTCAGATTAGGATAAACAAGCCCCCCAAGGTCACCATGGAGACAGGCAAGAGCCTGCTGCACCTCCATGGCACCCTGGAGATGTTCGCAGCTCGGCGGCGGCGGGGCAAGGCTCCTGTGTCCCTCTTTCTCCTGGAAGCT CACTTCAACCTGAACATTCAGTACTCAGTGCGTGAGAACCGGCTGCACATGACCACCTCTCTGAACAG ATTACTGAGCCTGTCCCGGGAGACCTCATCAGTTGGTGCCTTCAAG GAGAAGAAACTGACCGGCTTTATCACTGATTTTCTTCGAGAAGCCTTCATCCCGGCTGTCAATG ATGTGCTCCAGGTTGGACTTCCACTTCCAGACTTTCTGGACATGAATTACAACCTGGCAGAGCTGGACATAGTAGAG AACGCCCTGGTGATGGACTTGAATCTGGACTGA